One segment of uncultured Propionivibrio sp. DNA contains the following:
- a CDS encoding TIGR00730 family Rossman fold protein: protein MSEKQKVPPLADPGASKFAASQEAWRVFGIMSEFVEATQRLAAIRPAVSIFGSARIKPGSEFYALTEEIARKLSDSGFSVISGGGPGIMEAANKGAYFGKSPSVGLNIQLPHEQMANAYQDLSQTFRHFFARKYMFVRFANAYVVMPGGFGTLDELLEALTLIQTGKSQKIPIILVHEPFWRGLVDWFRTTLVEEGMISPDDLNLVQVLDRPEDVVNAIFKHYESRGFAPLPAEREMWLNL from the coding sequence ATGAGCGAAAAACAGAAAGTCCCCCCGCTGGCCGATCCCGGCGCTTCCAAGTTCGCTGCCTCGCAGGAGGCCTGGCGAGTGTTCGGCATTATGTCAGAGTTCGTTGAGGCGACGCAGCGCCTGGCGGCAATCCGTCCGGCCGTGTCGATCTTCGGCAGCGCGCGGATCAAGCCCGGTTCCGAGTTTTACGCGCTGACCGAGGAGATCGCGCGCAAATTGTCCGATTCGGGTTTCTCGGTCATTTCCGGCGGCGGTCCCGGCATCATGGAGGCGGCCAACAAGGGGGCCTACTTCGGCAAGTCGCCGAGCGTAGGGCTGAATATCCAGTTGCCCCACGAGCAGATGGCCAATGCCTATCAGGATCTGTCGCAAACCTTCCGGCATTTTTTTGCGCGCAAATACATGTTCGTGCGCTTCGCCAATGCCTATGTCGTCATGCCCGGCGGTTTTGGCACGCTCGACGAGTTGCTCGAAGCGCTGACGCTGATCCAGACCGGCAAGAGCCAGAAAATCCCGATCATTCTGGTGCATGAGCCGTTCTGGCGCGGCCTCGTCGATTGGTTCCGGACGACGCTTGTTGAAGAAGGCATGATTTCGCCGGACGATCTCAATCTGGTTCAGGTGCTTGACCGGCCCGAGGACGTCGTCAATGCGATTTTCAAGCATTACGAGTCGCGCGGCTTCGCGCCGCTGCCCGCCGAACGGGAGATGTGGCTCAATCTGTAA
- the polA gene encoding DNA polymerase I: MTKPILLLVDGSSYLYRAFHAMPDLRNSQNEPTGAIYGVLNMLRRLDGDFKGQNVAYKACVFDAKGKTFRDDWYPEYKANRPSMPDDLAAQIAPIHAGVAALGWPILMVDGVEADDVIGTLARQAAAEGIDVVVSTGDKDLAQLVTSQIRLVNTMSNETLDEAGVLAKFGVPPQRIVDYLTLIGDAVDNVPGVAKVGPKTAVKWLTQYGSLDGVIAAAGDIGGVVGENLRTALDFLPLGRRLVTIRCDLDLPQRATELIPRPTDREQLVELFTRYEMKSWLKEVSEENKATTPATAATAPVSPVSDSLFAPAPRHYTTILDWPTFDIWLERLEKTPLVALDTETTSLDPFAARIVGISFATSEGNAAYLPLAHDYPGAPRQLPLDAVLARLKPWLESPSHAKIGQHLKYDQHVFANHGIALAGVTHDTLLQSYVLEAGRSGVRGHDLGQLALRHLGLNTIAYEDLCGKGAHQIGFNQVALEQAGEYGAEDADLCLQLHARLFPQIAAETGLKRIYETIEIPVRDILFRMERTGVLIDSALLARQSDELGKRLLEIEGQAHELAGQPFNINSPKQLAEILFDKLGLPVKKKTPSGTPSTDEEVLSELALDYPLPKLLLESRQLAKLKGTYTDKLPRMVNAQTGRVHTSYAQAVAVTGRLASSDPNLQNIPVRTSEGRRIRAAFIAAPGCHIVSADYSQIELRIMAHLSQDARLIEAFASGKDVHRATAAEIFGVTPIEVGADQRRVAKVINFGLIYGMSAFGLARQLDLERSAAQSYIERYFARYPGVARYMERTRTEAKLQGYVETVYGRRLWLPDITAAQVGRRQGAERAAINAPMQGTAADLIKLAMIAVQNWIDREGLQTRQILQVHDELVLEVPDGELARVREELPPLMTRLGGLSVPLAVEVGVGPNWDEAH; this comes from the coding sequence ATGACTAAGCCTATCCTGCTGCTGGTGGACGGATCGTCCTACCTCTACCGCGCCTTTCACGCCATGCCCGACCTGCGCAATTCGCAGAACGAGCCGACCGGCGCCATCTACGGCGTGCTCAACATGCTGCGACGGCTCGACGGCGACTTCAAGGGGCAGAACGTAGCTTACAAGGCTTGCGTCTTCGATGCCAAGGGCAAAACCTTCCGCGACGATTGGTATCCGGAATACAAGGCCAACCGGCCGTCGATGCCCGACGATCTCGCCGCCCAGATTGCACCGATCCATGCCGGCGTCGCCGCGCTCGGCTGGCCGATCCTGATGGTCGACGGCGTCGAAGCCGACGACGTCATCGGCACCCTGGCCCGCCAGGCCGCCGCCGAAGGCATCGACGTGGTCGTTTCGACCGGCGACAAGGATCTCGCGCAACTGGTCACGTCGCAAATCCGCCTGGTTAACACGATGAGCAACGAAACGCTCGACGAAGCTGGCGTACTCGCCAAATTCGGCGTTCCGCCGCAGCGTATCGTCGATTACCTGACACTGATCGGCGATGCCGTCGACAACGTCCCCGGCGTCGCCAAGGTCGGCCCCAAGACCGCCGTCAAATGGCTGACGCAATACGGATCGCTTGACGGTGTCATTGCCGCAGCGGGCGACATCGGCGGCGTGGTCGGCGAAAACCTGCGCACCGCGCTTGATTTCCTGCCGCTCGGACGACGTCTCGTCACCATCCGCTGCGATCTGGACCTGCCGCAACGTGCAACCGAACTCATCCCGCGGCCAACCGATCGCGAGCAACTGGTCGAACTCTTCACGCGCTACGAAATGAAGTCGTGGCTGAAGGAAGTCAGCGAGGAGAATAAGGCGACGACGCCAGCAACCGCGGCGACTGCGCCCGTTTCACCCGTTTCGGATTCGCTGTTCGCGCCGGCACCGCGCCACTACACGACGATCCTCGACTGGCCGACATTCGACATCTGGCTCGAGCGGCTCGAAAAGACGCCGCTCGTCGCGCTCGACACGGAAACCACCAGTCTCGACCCGTTCGCTGCACGTATCGTCGGCATCTCTTTCGCCACCAGCGAGGGAAACGCCGCCTATCTGCCGCTGGCGCACGACTATCCGGGCGCCCCGCGGCAACTGCCGCTCGACGCGGTGCTCGCGCGACTGAAGCCCTGGCTCGAATCACCTTCGCACGCCAAGATCGGCCAGCACCTCAAATACGATCAGCATGTCTTCGCCAACCACGGCATCGCGCTCGCCGGTGTCACTCATGACACCCTGCTGCAGTCCTACGTGCTCGAAGCCGGCAGGTCGGGCGTGCGGGGCCATGATCTCGGCCAGCTGGCGCTGCGCCATCTCGGTCTTAACACCATTGCCTACGAGGATCTGTGCGGCAAGGGTGCGCATCAGATCGGCTTCAACCAGGTCGCCCTCGAACAGGCCGGCGAGTACGGCGCCGAAGATGCCGATCTTTGTCTGCAACTGCACGCCCGGCTTTTCCCGCAAATAGCGGCCGAAACGGGTCTCAAGCGGATCTACGAGACGATCGAGATTCCGGTCCGCGACATTCTGTTCCGCATGGAACGCACCGGCGTGCTGATCGACAGCGCCCTGCTGGCGCGGCAGAGCGATGAACTCGGCAAACGCCTGCTGGAAATCGAAGGCCAGGCGCACGAACTGGCCGGGCAGCCATTCAACATCAACTCGCCCAAACAGCTTGCCGAGATTCTCTTCGACAAGCTGGGATTGCCAGTCAAGAAAAAAACGCCGTCGGGAACGCCATCCACCGACGAGGAAGTGCTCTCCGAACTCGCCCTCGATTACCCGCTGCCCAAGCTCCTGCTCGAATCCCGGCAACTCGCGAAACTCAAGGGCACCTATACCGACAAGTTGCCGCGCATGGTCAACGCCCAGACCGGTCGCGTGCACACCAGCTACGCCCAGGCCGTCGCGGTAACGGGACGACTGGCCTCGAGCGACCCCAACCTGCAGAACATCCCGGTCCGTACCAGCGAAGGCCGGCGTATCCGCGCCGCCTTCATCGCTGCACCAGGATGTCATATCGTCTCGGCGGATTACTCGCAGATCGAACTGCGCATCATGGCGCATCTCTCGCAGGACGCCCGCTTGATCGAAGCTTTCGCGAGCGGCAAAGACGTGCACCGCGCAACCGCCGCCGAGATCTTCGGCGTCACGCCGATCGAAGTCGGCGCCGATCAGCGCCGCGTCGCCAAAGTCATCAATTTCGGGCTGATCTACGGCATGAGCGCTTTCGGCCTGGCGCGCCAGCTCGATCTCGAACGCAGTGCCGCGCAAAGCTACATCGAGCGGTATTTCGCCCGATATCCGGGCGTCGCACGCTACATGGAGCGCACGCGTACCGAAGCCAAACTGCAGGGTTATGTCGAAACCGTCTATGGCCGACGACTCTGGCTGCCGGACATCACCGCCGCGCAGGTCGGCCGCCGCCAGGGCGCCGAGCGTGCCGCCATCAATGCGCCAATGCAGGGTACCGCCGCCGACCTCATCAAACTGGCGATGATCGCGGTACAGAACTGGATCGATCGGGAAGGCCTGCAGACCCGACAAATCCTCCAGGTCCACGACGAACTCGTGCTGGAAGTCCCCGACGGCGAACTCGCCCGCGTTCGCGAGGAATTGCCGCCGCTAATGACCCGGTTGGGCGGCCTGAGCGTTCCCCTGGCGGTCGAGGTCGGCGTCGGTCCCAACTGGGACGAAGCCCACTGA
- a CDS encoding response regulator, with translation MNEPDAVSPKVPLIAPGPHGLKLAVFVALFLAFVIPSFTFYLIQTSSSEARARAALETDLASVSKALEASLRGALWDFSETNTIEIVRAFMEDRRITSITVIDTLSGKPVVDLRSAQDNPETTVHREAVIDYKGNIVGRFRLGLSMDSYLEADRRQSHTNFLQQLVIIALSITLIALVLRTRLIGPLNRLNRAAQRIAEEDLQSPIVADYPDELGRVALSMESMRTRLLAAFEDLRRKNAMLESLNDLSSDWIWEQDEHFRFTFVSSNFYRLSLGHESLMGKCRWEMPSTLTEGDWAAHRACLEAHQAFRELEFGALGQDGSLIGYRSISGIPVFADDGRFTGYRGTGKDITARKRVEEALRASESRFQALFEKSPLPLSLTDSLSPRETRIIDPTRNEAWFELFGYAADDVQGKTATEFNFWVNAEDRKTYFGALEQYGRCELEAWVRRRDGQHLRILHSSRLIEQDGHRLILCAYIDMTEQRRAEQALRDLNTTLEERIGERTAELEAAKLAAEAANVAKSTFLANMSHEIRTPMNAIIGLTHLLRREVTEGQTVRRLEKIDNSAQHLLGIINDILDLSKIEAGKLILESYDFSVDQLIVSIADMVRDRITSKNLELIVDTDHLPPMMHGDGKRLGQILLNFVSNAVKFTEVGQVLLRCRIIHRRGDILTIRFEVIDTGIGITQEQQAHLFEAFEQANASTTREFGGTGLGLAICRRLATLMDGTVGCKSEPSKGSCFWLELPLRALSDVSWPQLGQELRRAVRVLIVDDLEEAREPLLATLENLGLQGDAVASGEAAITAVVEADQAGRAFDVALIDWQMPGMDGYATARRLNGLPIERKPKLIMVSANGNLQESSEYANSGFSAFLPKPVTSSSLYDTLLLLLEPQKQAPTSRNPQETTQSPGPATLLLVEDNPINQEVARDLLSMASLTVDVASDGIEALEKAAKRRYDLILMDVQMPRMDGLEATRRLRQMPEYATTPILAMTANAFSVDRARCLDAGMNDHVAKPVDPDQLFEALTRWLVRAAPVKDDVLAPPAATPPEKRSATDTSPLDLDGLLRRFGGRTEFVAKLLHSSLDYYAETPQKLAEFIAAGDIAEIGRIAHGLKGTGGNLMANRLRDIAQQTQTAARSGEPDTLARARELKTILEAVLGTCRNWLANTAQPTKPS, from the coding sequence GTGAATGAGCCCGACGCTGTGTCGCCAAAAGTTCCACTCATTGCTCCAGGCCCGCATGGCCTGAAGCTGGCTGTCTTCGTCGCGCTTTTTCTCGCATTCGTCATCCCCTCCTTCACGTTCTACCTGATCCAGACCTCGTCCTCCGAAGCACGCGCCCGCGCTGCCCTGGAAACGGATCTCGCCAGCGTATCGAAAGCGCTCGAAGCGTCGCTGCGTGGCGCGCTCTGGGACTTTTCCGAAACGAATACGATCGAAATCGTGCGGGCCTTCATGGAGGACCGGCGCATCACCTCGATCACGGTCATCGACACCCTGTCCGGCAAACCTGTGGTTGACCTCCGTTCGGCGCAGGACAATCCGGAGACGACCGTCCACCGCGAAGCCGTGATCGACTACAAGGGCAATATCGTCGGTCGCTTCCGCCTCGGCCTGTCGATGGACTCCTATCTTGAGGCCGACCGACGCCAGTCGCACACGAATTTCCTCCAGCAACTGGTCATCATTGCCCTCTCCATCACCCTGATTGCGCTGGTCCTCCGCACACGTCTGATCGGCCCGCTGAACCGGCTCAACCGGGCCGCACAACGCATCGCCGAGGAAGATCTGCAATCGCCGATCGTCGCCGATTATCCCGATGAACTGGGACGTGTCGCCTTGTCGATGGAAAGCATGCGGACCCGACTGCTGGCCGCGTTCGAGGATCTGCGGCGCAAGAACGCGATGCTCGAGAGCCTTAACGACCTGTCATCCGACTGGATCTGGGAGCAAGACGAACACTTCCGTTTCACTTTCGTCTCCTCGAACTTCTACCGGCTTTCGCTGGGTCATGAATCGCTGATGGGCAAATGTCGCTGGGAAATGCCCTCGACGCTGACAGAAGGTGACTGGGCCGCACACCGGGCTTGTCTTGAGGCGCACCAGGCTTTCCGCGAACTCGAGTTCGGCGCATTGGGGCAGGACGGTTCGCTGATCGGCTATCGCAGCATTTCGGGCATTCCGGTGTTTGCAGACGACGGCCGCTTCACCGGCTATCGCGGCACCGGCAAGGACATCACCGCACGTAAACGCGTGGAGGAAGCCCTGCGAGCCAGCGAATCGCGCTTCCAGGCGCTGTTCGAGAAATCGCCCCTGCCACTCTCGCTGACAGACTCCTTGTCGCCCAGGGAAACACGGATCATCGATCCGACCCGGAACGAAGCCTGGTTCGAGCTTTTCGGTTATGCCGCCGACGACGTCCAGGGAAAAACCGCCACGGAATTCAATTTCTGGGTCAACGCCGAAGATCGCAAGACCTATTTCGGCGCGCTCGAACAGTACGGTCGATGCGAACTGGAAGCCTGGGTGCGACGGCGCGACGGGCAACACCTGAGAATTCTCCATTCGTCGCGGCTGATTGAGCAGGACGGCCATCGCCTGATTCTCTGCGCCTACATCGACATGACCGAGCAAAGGCGGGCAGAACAGGCCCTGCGCGACCTGAATACGACGCTTGAGGAACGTATCGGCGAACGCACTGCCGAGCTGGAGGCCGCCAAGCTCGCCGCCGAGGCGGCGAACGTTGCCAAGAGCACCTTCCTCGCCAACATGAGCCACGAAATCCGCACACCGATGAACGCCATCATCGGCCTGACGCACCTGCTCCGGCGCGAAGTCACCGAAGGGCAGACCGTGCGCCGGCTCGAAAAGATCGACAATTCGGCCCAGCATCTGCTCGGCATCATCAACGACATCCTCGACCTCTCGAAAATCGAGGCGGGCAAGCTCATTCTCGAAAGCTACGATTTCTCGGTTGACCAGTTGATCGTCAGCATTGCCGACATGGTGCGCGACCGCATCACCAGCAAGAACCTTGAACTGATCGTTGACACCGATCACTTGCCGCCGATGATGCACGGCGATGGCAAGCGGCTCGGACAGATCCTGCTCAATTTCGTCAGCAACGCCGTCAAGTTCACCGAAGTCGGGCAGGTCCTCCTGCGCTGCCGCATCATTCACCGACGCGGCGACATCCTGACCATCCGCTTCGAGGTCATCGATACCGGCATCGGCATAACGCAGGAACAACAGGCACATCTGTTCGAAGCCTTCGAACAGGCCAACGCCTCGACCACGCGCGAATTCGGCGGTACCGGCCTCGGCCTCGCCATCTGCAGGCGCCTGGCAACGTTGATGGATGGCACGGTCGGATGCAAGAGCGAACCGTCAAAAGGTAGCTGTTTCTGGCTCGAACTGCCACTGCGTGCGCTCAGCGACGTCTCTTGGCCGCAGCTCGGACAGGAACTGCGCCGCGCCGTCCGCGTGCTGATTGTCGACGATCTCGAAGAAGCCCGTGAACCCCTGCTGGCAACGCTGGAGAATCTCGGACTTCAAGGTGACGCGGTCGCTTCCGGCGAAGCCGCGATTACGGCCGTCGTCGAGGCCGACCAGGCCGGACGAGCATTCGACGTCGCGCTGATCGACTGGCAGATGCCCGGCATGGACGGCTATGCGACCGCCAGACGCCTGAACGGATTACCGATCGAGCGAAAACCCAAGCTGATCATGGTTTCGGCCAACGGCAATCTGCAGGAATCGAGCGAGTACGCCAATTCGGGTTTCTCGGCCTTTCTTCCGAAGCCGGTGACCTCATCCTCCCTCTACGATACCTTGCTGCTCCTGCTCGAACCACAAAAGCAAGCGCCGACAAGTCGCAATCCGCAGGAAACAACGCAGTCCCCCGGACCGGCGACACTGCTGCTGGTCGAGGACAACCCGATCAACCAGGAAGTTGCGCGCGACCTCCTGAGCATGGCCAGCCTGACCGTAGACGTCGCCAGCGACGGGATCGAAGCACTGGAAAAAGCGGCAAAACGCCGTTACGACCTGATTCTGATGGACGTGCAGATGCCACGCATGGATGGCCTCGAAGCCACCCGGCGGTTACGGCAAATGCCGGAATACGCTACCACCCCGATCCTGGCGATGACCGCCAACGCGTTCTCGGTCGATCGTGCGCGCTGCCTGGACGCCGGGATGAACGACCATGTGGCCAAACCCGTCGATCCCGATCAATTGTTCGAGGCGCTGACCCGCTGGCTGGTCCGCGCTGCGCCGGTGAAAGACGATGTTCTGGCGCCGCCTGCAGCGACGCCGCCCGAAAAACGCAGCGCCACCGATACGTCACCGCTCGATCTTGACGGCTTGCTTCGCCGGTTCGGCGGCCGCACCGAGTTTGTCGCCAAGCTGCTCCACTCGTCCCTCGACTACTATGCCGAAACGCCGCAAAAACTGGCGGAATTCATCGCTGCCGGCGACATCGCCGAAATCGGGCGCATTGCCCATGGACTCAAGGGCACGGGCGGCAACCTGATGGCCAACCGCTTGCGCGATATCGCCCAACAGACCCAGACCGCCGCCCGCAGCGGCGAGCCGGACACTCTCGCGCGCGCACGAGAACTGAAAACCATCCTTGAGGCGGTACTCGGCACCTGCCGGAACTGGCTCGCCAACACCGCGCAACCGACGAAACCATCATGA
- a CDS encoding MaoC family dehydratase N-terminal domain-containing protein produces the protein MDAAVIDHLRGWIGKSQTDEDLISERQARLMAATVDYPPERISVGQPLPPLWHWVYFLNGLPPAELGRDGHPARGGFLPPVPLSNRMWAGGRVTFLQPIPIGASVRKVSRILSVEHKQGRSGDLVFVTVLHELFLADGALCLREEHDIVYREPQPLAKPVPVADAANPAGVSRNLTPTSTLLFRYSALTFNGHRIHYDADYCREVEGYPNLVIHGPLNATLLAQLAEAVGGRPIREFSYRGVSPAFLGETISFNAQLDGDVVRLRALLGNGAPSMQAEARLG, from the coding sequence GTGGATGCTGCTGTGATCGATCATTTGCGCGGCTGGATTGGCAAGTCGCAAACAGATGAGGACCTGATTTCGGAACGGCAGGCGCGCCTGATGGCGGCGACCGTCGACTATCCGCCGGAACGGATTTCGGTGGGACAGCCCCTGCCGCCGTTGTGGCACTGGGTCTATTTCCTGAACGGCCTGCCGCCGGCCGAACTGGGTCGCGACGGGCATCCGGCGCGAGGCGGCTTTCTGCCGCCGGTGCCGCTCTCCAACCGGATGTGGGCCGGTGGCCGCGTCACTTTTCTGCAGCCGATTCCGATCGGAGCTTCGGTGCGCAAGGTCTCCCGCATTCTTTCGGTCGAACACAAGCAGGGCCGGTCGGGCGATCTCGTCTTCGTGACGGTGTTGCATGAGTTGTTTCTGGCGGATGGCGCCCTCTGTCTGCGCGAGGAGCACGATATCGTCTATCGCGAGCCGCAACCGCTCGCCAAACCGGTGCCGGTCGCCGATGCGGCTAATCCGGCGGGCGTGTCGCGCAACCTCACGCCGACATCGACCCTGTTGTTCCGGTACTCGGCGCTGACCTTCAATGGCCACCGGATTCATTACGATGCCGATTATTGTCGTGAGGTCGAGGGCTACCCGAATCTCGTCATCCACGGTCCGCTCAACGCCACCTTGCTGGCGCAATTGGCCGAGGCAGTCGGCGGTCGCCCGATCCGCGAGTTTTCCTATCGGGGGGTTTCACCGGCATTTCTCGGCGAGACGATCAGCTTCAACGCCCAACTCGATGGCGATGTGGTCCGGTTGCGCGCCCTGCTGGGCAACGGCGCGCCGAGCATGCAGGCGGAGGCACGGCTGGGCTGA
- a CDS encoding ATP-binding cassette domain-containing protein, whose product MISLRNVTLRRGTKVLLDAASVTVNPGEKVGLVGRNGAGKSSLFALLAGNLHEDGGEFLLPPSWRMAQVAQEMPETEESATDFVIAGDSRLMAAEAEVKAAEADGDGERMAYAYTALHDAGAHDAQARAQALILGLGFKTTELNHPVSSFSGGWRMRLQLARALMCPSDLLLLDEPTNHLDLDALVWLESWLKRYEGTMIVISHDREFLDAVTNVTLHIDVGRLTRYGGNYSTFEETRAQQLELQQAAYDKQQERIAHLTSFITRFKAKATKAKQAQSRVKALERMEKLAPVLASAEFTFEFKEPANLPNPMLVLGDVDCGYAPAEDAAAGALPTVIVRKATRTVNAGQRIGILGANGQGKSTLVKTIARTLAPLSGTVTEGKGLSIGYFAQQELDVLRPQDNPLEHMVRLAKEALPDGESGREQDLRTYLGAFNFSGDMVKQPVGTMSGGEKARLVLAMLVWQRPNLLLLDEPTNHLDLATREALSVALNEFEGTVMLVSHDRALLRAVCDEFWLVSRGTLAPFDGDLDDYQQFLLDEAKRVRESIKASQKEARAAAAPVMPPVAKKSSSNLKALQRDLGKLEQQMLELQTQKNAMEARLSTLADPQEIGELGMKMQAIDESLADIEDRWLAISEEIEALSS is encoded by the coding sequence ATGATTTCTCTCAGGAACGTGACGCTGCGGCGCGGTACCAAGGTATTGCTCGACGCGGCGTCGGTCACGGTCAATCCGGGTGAAAAGGTCGGCCTGGTCGGCCGCAACGGCGCCGGCAAGTCCTCGTTGTTCGCCCTGCTGGCGGGCAATCTGCACGAAGACGGCGGCGAATTCCTGCTGCCGCCGTCGTGGCGCATGGCGCAGGTGGCGCAGGAAATGCCGGAGACGGAAGAAAGCGCCACCGATTTCGTCATCGCCGGCGATAGCCGCCTGATGGCGGCCGAGGCCGAGGTCAAGGCCGCCGAGGCCGACGGCGACGGCGAGCGCATGGCCTACGCCTATACCGCCCTGCACGATGCCGGTGCGCACGATGCGCAGGCGCGGGCGCAGGCGCTGATCCTCGGACTCGGCTTCAAGACGACCGAACTCAATCATCCGGTGAGCAGCTTCTCCGGCGGTTGGCGCATGCGCCTGCAACTGGCGCGGGCGCTGATGTGCCCGTCGGACCTGCTGCTGCTCGACGAACCGACCAACCACCTCGACCTTGATGCGCTCGTCTGGCTTGAGAGCTGGCTCAAGCGTTACGAAGGCACGATGATCGTCATCAGCCACGACCGCGAGTTCCTCGATGCGGTGACCAATGTCACGCTGCATATCGACGTCGGCCGGCTGACCCGCTACGGCGGCAATTACAGCACCTTCGAGGAAACGCGCGCGCAGCAACTGGAGCTGCAGCAGGCGGCCTACGACAAGCAGCAGGAAAGAATCGCGCATCTCACCTCGTTCATCACTCGGTTCAAAGCCAAGGCGACCAAGGCCAAGCAGGCGCAGAGCCGGGTCAAGGCGCTCGAACGCATGGAAAAGCTGGCGCCGGTGCTGGCGTCCGCCGAATTCACCTTCGAGTTCAAGGAACCCGCCAACCTGCCCAATCCGATGCTGGTCCTGGGTGACGTCGATTGCGGCTATGCGCCGGCCGAGGACGCGGCCGCGGGCGCATTGCCGACGGTGATCGTGCGCAAGGCAACGCGCACGGTGAATGCCGGACAGCGCATCGGCATCCTCGGTGCCAACGGCCAGGGCAAGTCGACGCTGGTGAAGACGATCGCCCGTACCCTGGCGCCGTTATCGGGGACCGTGACCGAAGGCAAGGGGCTGTCGATCGGCTACTTCGCCCAGCAGGAACTCGATGTTCTGCGCCCCCAGGACAATCCGCTCGAACACATGGTCCGGCTGGCGAAAGAGGCCTTGCCTGACGGCGAGTCCGGTCGCGAGCAGGATTTGCGAACCTATCTCGGCGCTTTCAATTTTTCCGGCGACATGGTCAAGCAACCGGTCGGCACGATGAGCGGCGGCGAGAAGGCGCGTCTGGTCCTGGCGATGCTTGTCTGGCAGCGTCCGAACCTGCTGCTGCTTGACGAGCCAACCAACCATCTCGATCTGGCGACGCGCGAGGCCTTGTCGGTGGCGCTGAACGAGTTCGAGGGCACGGTCATGCTCGTCAGTCACGACCGGGCCTTGTTGCGGGCGGTGTGCGACGAGTTCTGGCTGGTCTCGCGCGGGACGCTGGCGCCCTTCGATGGCGACCTCGACGATTACCAGCAATTCCTGCTCGACGAAGCCAAGCGCGTACGCGAGAGCATCAAGGCGTCGCAGAAGGAGGCACGGGCTGCGGCCGCGCCGGTTATGCCGCCGGTAGCCAAAAAGTCGTCGTCCAATCTCAAGGCCTTGCAACGCGATCTCGGCAAGCTTGAACAGCAGATGCTCGAATTGCAGACGCAGAAGAACGCGATGGAAGCACGATTGTCGACGCTGGCCGATCCGCAGGAAATCGGCGAACTCGGCATGAAAATGCAGGCCATCGATGAAAGTCTGGCTGACATCGAGGATCGTTGGCTGGCAATTTCAGAAGAGATCGAGGCGCTTTCCTCCTGA
- a CDS encoding HD domain-containing phosphohydrolase, which yields MRQKVIAVDDQPDNLLIIEDYLGKSYDVITFNLGQAMIDYFESGHKADLVLLDIVMPMPDGYALCNWLKSNPITRDIPVIFLTGLESTDEEAYALSIGAEDFLHKPLSPPVLGARVRNHLLLSQARHALQNQNRGLEKLVIERTRKIQEQSDELVRRTEQLISAQSAIISAFCALVEARDNETGNHVRRTQHYLLALCEKLVRHPRFAAELTQTNIQLMFKSAPLHDIGKVAIPDHILLKPGKLTPDERLIMQRHAEFGAEAIAAAEREIGEGSASFLGYARQIALTHHERWDGCGYPRKLAGDAIPLAGRLMAVADVYDALISRRSYKPAFPHAEAVDIMRAERGRHFDPDILDCMLDCAEQFEDIARCFADPPADTTESTT from the coding sequence ATGAGACAAAAGGTCATCGCCGTCGACGATCAACCCGACAATCTCCTGATCATCGAGGACTATCTCGGCAAGAGCTACGACGTCATCACCTTCAATCTTGGCCAGGCGATGATCGACTACTTCGAGTCCGGTCACAAAGCCGACCTCGTCCTCCTCGACATCGTCATGCCGATGCCTGACGGCTATGCGCTGTGCAACTGGCTCAAGAGCAACCCGATCACGCGCGACATCCCGGTCATCTTTCTCACCGGCCTGGAAAGTACCGACGAGGAAGCTTATGCGCTGTCGATCGGGGCGGAGGACTTCCTGCACAAACCGCTGTCGCCACCGGTGCTCGGCGCCCGCGTCCGCAACCATCTGCTGCTCAGCCAGGCACGTCACGCCCTGCAGAATCAGAACCGGGGCCTGGAAAAGCTGGTGATCGAGCGGACGCGCAAGATCCAGGAACAATCGGACGAACTGGTGCGGCGCACCGAACAGCTAATCTCGGCGCAAAGCGCGATCATTTCAGCGTTCTGCGCCCTCGTCGAAGCGCGCGACAACGAAACCGGCAACCACGTCCGGCGGACGCAGCATTACCTGCTCGCCTTGTGCGAAAAGCTCGTCCGCCATCCGCGTTTCGCCGCAGAACTCACCCAGACCAACATTCAGCTGATGTTCAAATCGGCGCCGCTCCACGACATCGGCAAGGTCGCGATCCCCGACCACATCCTGCTCAAACCGGGCAAGTTGACGCCGGACGAGCGTCTGATCATGCAACGGCACGCCGAATTCGGCGCCGAAGCGATTGCTGCAGCTGAGCGCGAAATCGGCGAAGGCAGTGCCAGCTTCCTTGGCTACGCCCGTCAGATCGCGCTGACACACCACGAACGCTGGGACGGCTGTGGCTACCCGCGGAAACTGGCCGGCGACGCGATTCCCCTGGCCGGGAGGCTAATGGCGGTCGCCGACGTCTACGATGCGCTGATTTCGCGGCGCAGCTACAAGCCCGCGTTCCCGCACGCTGAAGCCGTGGACATCATGCGCGCCGAACGCGGACGCCATTTCGACCCCGACATTCTCGACTGCATGCTCGACTGCGCCGAACAGTTCGAGGACATCGCCCGTTGTTTTGCCGACCCGCCTGCGGATACTACAGAGTCAACTACGTAG